Proteins encoded by one window of Electrophorus electricus isolate fEleEle1 chromosome 17, fEleEle1.pri, whole genome shotgun sequence:
- the si:ch211-266i6.3 gene encoding cytoskeleton-associated protein 2 — protein sequence MDTAVKKSNKENTKPVACQKIQTSNVISRQKLSKSVPLRSKNDPKEEQGAGNPGEEADCKKEQVLTQTNKSDPKKRKTLSQAFRTEQSMRHRKLVEQKPPSTLPPKPVPGTYKGRVVKSKIDCFRKPLSGEEKMGHVTAVARPGLGTLSKAHSKSVNTLPGSSRPRPQPNLSSKPKSVSDLQLNIAEKPAQRCVSQRRMPPKAPASSRPVVPRSLSVPPRPPSGPAACPISSKPSSFIRKKEPAVQSSKAKPAVAASEYEVPRPAPIAISQYRVRVETAEQRRAKLAEWLASKGKTLKRPAMTEKAASQPCKPVLRSQAEQESGEAAQIQAPPGYEVTEDDQTQHKEVQHSKPVFSGSPCHIMNTTLDLLDNSDVDLPADPEIRMESLVLNLCDKLEAMETLSRESEDPHTDETEILINVTLKEEIDKEYEILEEKCLDVKEKSVNVATVDEEEVKNEPKEKVLEQQEKKPIKEEEEEEERKMDSTPTEVTGASVVKYSVKTTPFLQSVKKRIEGHTVAGSGPRCKSAIKDLKFLTPVRRSSRIQRQSSRLPGVLSEHDPCVSSLAELVQLDDADSNAYIYRKNPALLGHLPDQPSDLDRLSAERK from the exons ATGGACACGGCGGTTAAAAAG AGCAATAAAGAGAACACGAAGCCAGTGGCTTGTCAGAAAATTCAAACAAGTAATGTCATATCCAGGCAGAAGCTGAGTAAATCTGTGCCGTTGAGATCAAAAAATGACCCGAAGGAAGAACAGGGGGCTGGGAACCCTGGAGAGGAGGCTGATTGTAAAAAAGAACAGGTGCTAACCCAAACCAACAAGTCTGATCCTAAGAAGAGGAAAACACTAAGTCAGGCCTTCCGCACTGAACAATCAATGAGACACAGAAAACTGGTGGAGCAGAAGCCCCCTTCGACTCTTCCTCCTAAACCGGTCCCTGGCACCTACAAAGGCAGAGTGGTGAAGTCTAAAATAGACTGCTTCAGAAAGCCCCTTAGTGGGGAAGAGAAGATGGGCCATGTAACAGCAGTGGCTAGACCTGGGCTGGGGACTTTGTCTAAAGCTCATTCAAAGTCTGTGAATACGTTGCCTGGATCCTCAAGACCCAGACCCCAGCCCAATTTGTCAAGCAAACCCAAGTCTGTGTCAGATCTGCAGTTAAACATAGCAGAGAAACCAGCCCAGAGGTGTGTGTCTCAAAGACGAATGCCACCAAAAGCTCCAGCGTCCAGCCGACCTGTGGTGCCTCGCTCACTGTCTGTCCCCCCGAGACCACCTTCAGGCCCTGCTGCATGCCCCATCTCCAGCAAGCCCAGCTCGTTCATCAGAAAGAAGGAGCCAGCGGTGCAAAGCTCCAAAGCCAAACCTGCAGTAGCTGCCTCTGAGTACGAGGTTCCCAGGCCCGCCCCAATCGCCATCAGCCAATACAGAGTACGTGTGGAGACAGCTGAGCAGAGGAG AGCAAAGTTGGCAGAGTGGCTGGCATCAAAGGGGAAGACGCTGAAAAGGCCTGCAATGACAGAAAAGGCAGCATCTCAACCATGCAAACCAGTCCTACGGTCCCAGGCTGAGCAGGAGTCTGGTGAGGCTGCACAGATCCAGGCACCTCCTGGATATGAGGTGACTGAGGATGACCAGACTCAACACAAGGAGGTCCAGCACAGTAAACCAGTGTTCTCCGGCAGCCCGTGCCATATAATGAACACGACGCTGGATCTGCTGGACAACTCCGACGTGGATCTTCCAGCAGATCCAGAGATCAGAATGGAATCG CTGGTACTTAACTTATGCGATAAGCTGGAGGCAATGGAAACCCTGTCACGTGAGAGCG AAGACCCGCACACGGATGAGACAGAAATTTTGATTAATGTCACtttgaaagaagaaatagaCAAAGAATACGAAATCCTGGAAGAGAAATGTCTTGATGTAAAGGAAAAGTCAGTGAATGTTGCCACAGTTGATGAGGAGGAGGTTAAGAATGAACCCAAAGAGAAGGTTCTGGAGCAACAAGAGAAGAAGCCAAttaaagaagaggaagaggaagaggaaaggaagATGGATTCAACACCTACAGAGGTTACAGGAGCATCTGTTGTGAAGTACAGTGTGAAGACGACACCATTCCTGCAAAG TGTAAAGAAGAGGATTGAAGGACACACTGTGGCAGGCAGTGGCCCTCGCTGTAAGAGCGCCATCAAAGACCTGAAGTTCCTCACACCTGTCCGCCGCTCATCCCGTATCCAGCGCCAGTCCTCCCGCCTACCGGGAGTTCTCAGCGAACACGACCCCTGCGTCTCCTCGCTGGCGGAGCTGGTGCAGCTGGACGACGCAGACTCCAATGCGTACATATACAGGAAAAACCCCGCCTTGCTAGGCCACCTGCCTGACCAGCCCAGCGACTTGGATAGACTGTCAGCTGAGAGAAAATGA